One genomic segment of Alicycliphilus denitrificans K601 includes these proteins:
- a CDS encoding DEAD/DEAH box helicase, whose protein sequence is MNARVLHAVTGRLSLRPPQAESLIKLVRALNAAPELLGHERDVSAILSTLKAEFSTLEDFEREFPSLCFALATGVGKTRLMGAFIAYLHLAHGINNFFVLAPNLTIYNKLITDFTRNTPKYVFKGIAEFAQQPPLIITGDNYDQTGAAVDEQSMGFAHDVRINIFNISKINSEVRGGKEPRIKRMKEVLGDSYFNHLASLSDLVLLMDESHRYRASAGVRSINELKPLFGLEVTATPFVESSRGPVPFKNVVMDYPLARAMEDGFVKEPAVVTQRNFDAKAHTPEEIEKTKLEDGVRLHETTKVELLTYARENGVKPVKPFMLVIARDTTHAGQLLALLESEAFYEGRYQGKVIQVDSSRTGAEEEEMITRLLAVESVDEPTEIVIHVNMLKEGWDVTNLYTIVPLRAANARTLIEQSIGRGLRLPYGKRTGVASVDRLNIVAHDKFQEIIDEANRGDSPIRLKQVILDAPSADDKKVSVQVESGAAARLGLTEAPVVITGASATDSGAEVPAPKPVFTTEAEKQAARVVMDVIGKYEVKRDLVPTSSALLKPEVQKEILAEVAERLKPLQGELLAGVDESVPALDLSAVVAKTTEIVVQQTIDIPRIAVVPTGEVTTGFHAFKLDVSQLHLQPGQREIVGQMLRTNEQFTLAAEVGLKEQRPEDYIVHALVDFDDVDYFTHADLLYDLAGQMVQHLRSYLSEDEAISVLDRDRRLIAREIHAQMMAHFWEEATEYEVQVSRGFTELRPCNYTATAGQTAHHFRETVTETSRIKQMLFGGFARCLYPLQKFDSDTERRFAIILERDATKWFKPAKGQFQIYYKLGTEQPEYIPDFVAETDATILMVETKARADINTQEVQAKAAAAMRWCKHASDHAANVGTKPWKYLLVPHDEVSESKRLADYLRFEVKAN, encoded by the coding sequence ATGAACGCCCGCGTCCTGCACGCCGTCACCGGTCGCCTGTCCCTTCGTCCGCCCCAGGCGGAATCGCTCATCAAGCTGGTTCGCGCGCTCAATGCCGCGCCCGAACTCCTGGGCCACGAGCGCGATGTCTCGGCGATTCTCTCCACGCTGAAGGCCGAGTTCAGCACGCTGGAGGACTTCGAGCGTGAGTTCCCGTCGCTGTGCTTCGCGCTGGCCACGGGCGTGGGCAAGACGCGCCTGATGGGAGCCTTCATCGCCTACCTGCATCTGGCGCACGGCATCAACAACTTCTTCGTTCTCGCGCCCAACCTGACGATCTACAACAAGCTCATCACGGACTTCACGCGCAACACGCCGAAGTACGTGTTCAAGGGCATCGCCGAATTCGCGCAACAACCGCCGCTGATCATCACCGGCGACAACTATGACCAGACCGGTGCGGCGGTAGATGAGCAGTCAATGGGCTTCGCTCACGACGTGCGCATTAACATCTTCAACATCTCCAAGATCAACTCCGAGGTGCGCGGCGGCAAGGAGCCGCGCATCAAGCGGATGAAGGAAGTGCTGGGCGACAGCTACTTCAACCACCTGGCTAGTCTTTCTGACCTGGTGCTGCTGATGGACGAGTCGCACCGCTACCGGGCCAGCGCCGGGGTGCGTTCTATCAACGAGCTCAAGCCGCTATTCGGTCTGGAAGTGACGGCAACGCCGTTCGTCGAGTCCAGCCGTGGGCCCGTGCCATTCAAGAACGTGGTGATGGACTACCCGCTAGCACGGGCGATGGAGGATGGCTTCGTCAAGGAGCCGGCCGTGGTCACCCAGCGCAACTTCGACGCCAAGGCTCACACGCCCGAGGAGATCGAGAAGACCAAGCTGGAAGACGGCGTGCGCCTGCACGAGACGACCAAGGTCGAGCTGCTCACCTACGCCCGCGAGAACGGCGTCAAGCCGGTCAAGCCCTTCATGCTCGTCATCGCTCGCGATACCACGCACGCGGGGCAACTCTTGGCGCTGCTGGAGTCGGAAGCCTTCTACGAGGGGCGCTACCAGGGCAAGGTGATTCAGGTCGATTCCAGCCGTACCGGCGCTGAAGAAGAGGAGATGATCACGCGCCTGTTGGCCGTGGAAAGCGTGGACGAGCCGACCGAGATCGTGATTCACGTCAACATGCTGAAGGAAGGCTGGGACGTAACCAACCTCTACACCATCGTGCCGCTGCGCGCCGCCAATGCCCGCACGTTGATCGAACAGTCCATCGGGCGCGGCCTGCGTCTGCCCTACGGCAAGCGCACGGGCGTCGCGTCCGTAGATCGCTTGAACATCGTCGCGCACGACAAGTTCCAGGAAATCATCGACGAGGCCAACCGCGGCGACTCGCCGATTCGCCTGAAGCAGGTCATCCTCGATGCGCCCAGCGCCGACGACAAGAAGGTCAGCGTGCAGGTCGAGTCCGGGGCGGCGGCGCGTCTCGGTTTGACGGAAGCACCGGTCGTGATCACAGGGGCGTCAGCCACTGACAGTGGAGCGGAAGTCCCCGCGCCCAAACCGGTGTTCACCACGGAGGCAGAGAAGCAGGCCGCGCGCGTGGTCATGGACGTCATCGGCAAGTACGAGGTCAAGCGCGATCTGGTGCCCACCAGCAGCGCGCTGCTGAAACCAGAAGTGCAGAAGGAAATCCTCGCGGAGGTGGCGGAGCGGTTGAAGCCCCTGCAAGGCGAATTGCTGGCGGGCGTGGATGAATCAGTCCCCGCACTTGACTTGTCCGCCGTGGTGGCGAAAACCACCGAGATCGTGGTGCAGCAGACCATCGACATCCCGCGCATCGCGGTGGTGCCGACCGGCGAGGTCACGACCGGCTTCCACGCCTTCAAGCTGGATGTGAGCCAGCTCCATCTCCAGCCGGGCCAGCGCGAGATCGTCGGGCAGATGCTGCGGACCAACGAGCAGTTCACCCTGGCCGCCGAGGTCGGGCTCAAGGAGCAGCGCCCGGAGGACTACATCGTCCACGCGCTGGTGGACTTCGACGACGTCGACTACTTCACCCACGCCGACCTCCTCTACGACCTCGCGGGTCAGATGGTGCAGCACCTGCGCAGTTATCTGTCCGAGGACGAAGCCATCAGCGTGCTCGATCGTGACCGCCGCTTGATCGCACGGGAAATCCACGCGCAGATGATGGCCCACTTCTGGGAAGAGGCGACGGAGTACGAGGTGCAGGTCAGTCGCGGTTTCACCGAACTCAGGCCTTGCAACTACACCGCCACGGCAGGCCAGACGGCCCACCACTTCCGGGAGACCGTGACCGAGACCAGTCGCATCAAGCAGATGCTCTTCGGTGGATTCGCGCGTTGTCTGTACCCGCTGCAGAAGTTCGATTCGGACACCGAACGGCGCTTCGCCATCATCCTGGAGCGCGACGCGACGAAGTGGTTCAAGCCCGCGAAGGGACAGTTCCAGATCTACTACAAGCTCGGCACCGAGCAGCCGGAGTACATCCCCGACTTCGTCGCCGAGACGGACGCGACCATCCTCATGGTGGAGACCAAGGCACGCGCCGACATCAACACCCAGGAGGTTCAGGCCAAGGCCGCTGCCGCCATGCGGTGGTGCAAGCACGCTTCCGATCATGCGGCGAACGTAGGCACCAAGCCCTGGAAGTACCTGCTGGTGCCCCATGACGAAGTCAGCGAGTCGAAACGGCTCGCCGATTACCTGCGCTTTGAGGTCAAGGCTAATTGA